The Kroppenstedtia pulmonis genome has a segment encoding these proteins:
- a CDS encoding GNAT family N-acetyltransferase, translated as MNSLKIREQWELKLLEPDHAMTLFQVIDANRAYLQPWFQWVDQTCTPSDTERFIKAAWSGYKKEQEVLNRIEARCAVHNERSRSVMERLGMRHEGTLREGERLPGGYADQLIYGMLAKEWQRREGKL; from the coding sequence ATGAATTCCCTGAAGATAAGGGAACAATGGGAGCTGAAGCTGTTGGAACCCGATCATGCCATGACCCTGTTTCAAGTGATCGATGCCAACCGGGCGTACCTTCAACCCTGGTTTCAATGGGTGGATCAAACCTGTACACCTTCAGACACCGAAAGGTTTATCAAGGCGGCATGGTCGGGTTATAAAAAAGAACAGGAGGTTTTAAACCGGATCGAAGCTCGTTGTGCGGTTCACAATGAGCGCAGTCGGTCTGTCATGGAGAGGTTGGGTATGCGCCATGAAGGTACTCTGCGAGAAGGAGAACGTCTCCCAGGAGGATATGCCGATCAGTTGATCTATGGAATGTTGGCGAAAGAGTGGCAACGAAGGGAAGGAAAATTATGA
- a CDS encoding disulfide oxidoreductase, translating to MTAWIRTYSLYGAWLIALTAMVGSLYFSEIAGFVPCELCWYQRILMYPLVLLLGIASYREDRFIVWYTLPFSISGIFVSLFHYLQQKVPWFSQIEVCSQGVPCSGQYINGLGFITIPLLALVAFLLITFLLWMARERH from the coding sequence ATGACGGCCTGGATACGTACTTATAGCTTGTACGGTGCTTGGCTCATCGCTTTGACAGCAATGGTGGGAAGTCTTTATTTCAGTGAAATCGCTGGCTTCGTTCCTTGTGAGCTATGTTGGTATCAGCGGATTCTCATGTATCCCCTGGTTCTTTTACTGGGGATTGCCAGTTACAGGGAAGATCGCTTCATCGTGTGGTATACCCTTCCATTCAGTATAAGCGGCATCTTTGTTTCCCTTTTTCACTATCTACAACAAAAGGTGCCCTGGTTCAGTCAAATCGAAGTATGTTCCCAGGGTGTTCCCTGTTCCGGTCAATATATAAACGGACTGGGATTTATTACAATTCCCCTGCTGGCATTGGTGGCGTTTTTGCTGATTACGTTTTTGCTCTGGATGGCGAGAGAAAGGCATTGA
- the hmpA gene encoding NO-inducible flavohemoprotein, with amino-acid sequence MLDFKTKEIIKRTVPVLEAHGEAITTRFYQRLFTRHPELKNIFNQTHQREGKQQRALAEAVYAAALHIDRLEEILPVVQRVGHKHRGLGVKPEHYPIVGENLLAAIREVLGEAATDEIIEAWEKAYKVIADVFIQVEKDMYEKAEEKAGGWDGFRHFVIRKKIKESEVITSFYLQPEDGGPIADFLPGQYLTFKMEIPGETYTHMRHYSLSDAPGKDYYRISIKREEGRDGKPGGIVSNYWHDQLQEGDRLAVSAPAGDFVLDTSSDCPVVLISGGVGLTPLVSMLNTLVETGSGRDVTFIHAAQSGRHHGMKKHVRELAEKHSNIHSLVCYERPTDEDRQEGAYDREGRIDGEWLKEINLSPDAEYYLCGPAPFMKSIYLALTQQGISAERIRYEIFGPTNELVDQKELETLQS; translated from the coding sequence ATGTTGGATTTTAAAACCAAGGAGATTATCAAACGTACTGTTCCTGTTTTGGAAGCTCACGGCGAGGCGATTACCACCCGATTTTACCAACGGCTGTTTACCCGTCATCCCGAATTGAAAAATATTTTTAACCAGACCCATCAACGGGAGGGAAAACAACAACGGGCATTGGCAGAGGCTGTGTATGCCGCAGCTCTGCATATTGATCGATTGGAAGAGATCCTCCCGGTGGTTCAAAGAGTAGGGCATAAACACCGTGGATTAGGTGTAAAACCGGAGCATTACCCGATTGTAGGAGAAAACCTGCTGGCAGCCATCCGGGAAGTGCTGGGAGAGGCGGCCACGGATGAGATTATAGAAGCCTGGGAAAAAGCTTACAAGGTGATTGCCGATGTGTTTATCCAAGTGGAAAAGGATATGTATGAAAAAGCGGAAGAAAAAGCAGGAGGTTGGGATGGATTTCGTCACTTTGTGATTCGAAAGAAGATAAAGGAAAGCGAAGTGATCACCTCTTTTTATCTTCAGCCGGAAGACGGCGGACCGATTGCCGATTTTTTACCGGGACAGTATCTTACTTTTAAAATGGAAATCCCAGGAGAAACTTATACCCATATGCGTCATTACAGTTTATCCGATGCACCTGGAAAAGATTATTACCGAATCAGCATCAAACGGGAGGAAGGAAGGGACGGAAAGCCGGGGGGAATCGTTTCTAATTATTGGCATGACCAGTTGCAAGAAGGAGATCGCTTGGCAGTTAGCGCTCCGGCAGGGGACTTTGTTCTGGATACTTCTTCAGATTGTCCGGTGGTTTTAATCAGTGGAGGGGTAGGCCTGACACCCTTGGTCAGTATGCTCAATACATTGGTGGAGACCGGTTCCGGTCGGGATGTAACCTTTATCCATGCTGCACAGAGTGGTCGTCATCACGGGATGAAGAAGCATGTCCGGGAACTGGCGGAAAAACATTCAAACATTCACTCTTTGGTCTGTTATGAAAGGCCTACGGATGAAGATCGACAAGAAGGTGCTTATGACCGTGAAGGTCGAATCGATGGTGAATGGCTAAAAGAAATAAATCTCTCTCCAGATGCGGAATATTATTTGTGTGGTCCCGCTCCCTTCATGAAAAGCATCTACCTGGCATTGACTCAGCAGGGTATTTCAGCGGAACGGATTCGTTATGAGATCTTTGGTCCTACGAATGAATTGGTGGATCAAAAGGAATTGGAGACTCTTCAATCATGA
- a CDS encoding inositol monophosphatase family protein translates to MQKFVSEAGKLAEGIALQAGRLAKGYFRTGYTVRNKGNQGDLVTEVDEAADRLIVEQIRSSFPDHRIISEEQGTTGNIGDWCWLVDPLDGTHNYTLGFPVYGVSIALLHIDRPVLGVICDSHMEQVYMAQAGMGAVCGQEKIQVCFKKDPARMTIGWIQGYQVKGDQQARCLYQTLAGSFKRVLSLWAPSIQWCMLARGDLDGIVLYRSEAEDLYAGLLLAQEAGAAVFDFEGRSFSHVSEEAYWIACHPDQRDFFLQTVQKGLEGWRKT, encoded by the coding sequence ATGCAGAAATTTGTATCTGAAGCCGGGAAATTGGCAGAAGGGATCGCTCTCCAGGCCGGACGATTGGCCAAAGGTTATTTTCGTACTGGTTATACGGTCAGGAATAAGGGAAACCAGGGAGATCTGGTGACGGAGGTGGATGAGGCGGCGGATCGATTGATTGTGGAGCAGATCCGCTCTTCGTTTCCAGATCATCGGATTATAAGCGAAGAGCAGGGAACCACCGGGAATATAGGAGACTGGTGTTGGTTGGTAGACCCGCTGGATGGCACCCACAACTACACATTGGGATTCCCGGTGTATGGCGTGAGTATCGCTTTGTTACACATAGATAGACCGGTTTTAGGGGTTATTTGCGATTCTCACATGGAACAGGTGTATATGGCCCAAGCCGGCATGGGGGCTGTCTGTGGTCAGGAAAAAATTCAGGTATGTTTCAAAAAGGATCCTGCCCGAATGACCATTGGATGGATTCAAGGTTACCAGGTAAAGGGAGATCAACAAGCCCGTTGTTTATATCAGACTTTAGCCGGGAGCTTTAAAAGAGTGCTCAGTTTGTGGGCTCCTTCCATCCAATGGTGTATGTTGGCACGGGGAGATTTGGACGGGATCGTCTTGTATCGTTCCGAAGCGGAGGATTTATATGCCGGGCTGTTATTGGCACAGGAGGCGGGAGCCGCAGTTTTTGATTTTGAAGGGCGTTCCTTTTCCCATGTTTCAGAGGAAGCTTACTGGATCGCTTGTCATCCGGACCAACGTGACTTTTTTTTACAGACTGTTCAAAAAGGGCTGGAGGGGTGGAGGAAAACATGA
- a CDS encoding DUF3891 family protein encodes MIVRETDTGILLIRQHDHGLIAGKFASHWREKPEPWCSIEQAIRYHDVGWVELDRTIRWNSEQNKPYSFMDHPLQEKLPAYRKGIDQVETHDAFAAFLCSRHYTSFFEGMDEPQAEGFLQNEKKRQERLLREMGEAARSQVDDGQRLLKLCDDLSLYVCFNPPGYHDHPWFREGFRYGEQILMPVWEGPDQLRIHPNPFEKSFSVCVPYQTIRYRDDQVKQGSFRVCLET; translated from the coding sequence ATGATTGTTCGGGAGACGGATACTGGAATTCTGTTGATTCGACAACACGATCATGGACTAATTGCCGGAAAATTTGCCAGCCACTGGAGAGAGAAGCCGGAGCCTTGGTGTTCCATTGAACAAGCCATTCGATATCATGATGTGGGATGGGTTGAACTGGACCGAACCATCCGATGGAATTCAGAACAGAATAAGCCTTACTCTTTTATGGACCATCCTCTGCAGGAAAAGCTCCCTGCTTACCGTAAGGGGATTGACCAAGTGGAAACCCATGATGCCTTTGCTGCGTTTCTGTGTAGTAGACACTATACTTCTTTTTTTGAAGGGATGGATGAGCCACAAGCAGAAGGATTTTTGCAAAATGAAAAAAAGCGGCAGGAGCGGCTGTTACGTGAAATGGGAGAGGCTGCGCGAAGTCAGGTGGATGATGGCCAACGATTGCTAAAGTTATGTGATGATCTTTCACTATATGTCTGTTTTAATCCTCCGGGTTACCATGACCATCCCTGGTTCCGGGAAGGATTTCGGTACGGGGAGCAAATCTTGATGCCGGTATGGGAAGGACCTGATCAACTCCGAATCCACCCTAACCCTTTTGAAAAAAGCTTTTCTGTCTGTGTTCCTTATCAAACCATCCGTTACCGCGACGATCAAGTGAAACAAGGAAGCTTCCGGGTTTGTCTCGAAACATGA
- a CDS encoding DinB family protein, protein MHEIKPLHVLRVDNLNTSILFYRDKLGFTMGWFDPDQSAAGLMAPGEVELYLTSNPDLDISSLFPEGEESNPAPEPAKNLDEIEDALTAFYQEKPEEWRGTDEPKGEEAHPSSPEEEEQSTQSEEQQETPVPSRTVVEQSKEEPLHLPGHDLYNYQERLVGFGVADMLLEVSPGVEQVLTVHDPDGYQLVFHESLQLSDEEVLELYRKGPDLLEGTIMGLTEEDLDQVPEGEEWTIRQMVLHMVDFDLEMMHRIKWALAEPGRSYPIPLFEPAEWAETFNYQNRSIQSELAMFRLLREHILLLCSGLSDALDRSVVSEKGKVKVRTMMQVVGETAQEQVQQILDTRFSK, encoded by the coding sequence TTGCATGAGATAAAACCCCTGCACGTTTTACGTGTGGACAATTTAAATACATCCATATTGTTTTACCGGGACAAGCTCGGTTTTACAATGGGGTGGTTTGACCCGGATCAGTCGGCGGCGGGTCTGATGGCGCCAGGTGAGGTGGAACTCTATCTTACCAGCAATCCCGATCTGGATATATCCAGTTTATTTCCGGAAGGAGAGGAGTCAAACCCGGCTCCGGAGCCTGCAAAAAATCTGGATGAGATTGAGGATGCTTTAACAGCCTTCTATCAGGAGAAGCCGGAGGAATGGCGTGGTACAGATGAGCCAAAGGGGGAAGAAGCCCATCCATCATCACCGGAAGAGGAAGAGCAGAGTACACAGTCGGAAGAGCAACAGGAAACTCCCGTTCCATCCCGGACAGTGGTGGAACAAAGCAAGGAAGAACCCCTGCATCTGCCTGGACATGATCTTTATAACTATCAGGAACGTCTGGTAGGGTTCGGTGTGGCGGATATGTTGCTGGAAGTGAGTCCCGGTGTGGAGCAAGTACTGACGGTTCATGATCCTGACGGTTACCAGCTGGTCTTTCATGAGAGTCTTCAACTGTCGGATGAGGAAGTGTTGGAGTTGTATCGAAAGGGTCCGGATCTGTTGGAAGGTACAATCATGGGCTTAACCGAGGAAGACTTGGATCAGGTGCCTGAGGGAGAAGAGTGGACCATTCGGCAAATGGTATTGCATATGGTTGACTTTGATCTGGAAATGATGCACCGCATTAAGTGGGCTTTGGCGGAGCCCGGTCGTTCCTATCCGATTCCTCTGTTTGAACCTGCGGAGTGGGCGGAAACCTTCAATTATCAAAACCGTTCCATCCAGAGCGAATTGGCGATGTTTCGACTGTTGCGGGAACACATTCTCCTTCTGTGTAGCGGACTTTCTGATGCCCTTGACCGCTCTGTGGTTTCGGAAAAGGGGAAAGTGAAGGTTCGGACCATGATGCAGGTTGTGGGAGAAACGGCTCAAGAACAGGTTCAGCAAATATTGGACACCCGGTTCAGCAAATAA
- a CDS encoding ABC transporter ATP-binding protein, producing the protein MKVQLKDIRQSYPTSDGRRSVLQDIQLSVREGEFVSLIGPSGCGKSTLFNILSGLETPDHGSVIKDDRVITGETGHVGYMMQQDCLFPWRTVLGNAVVAAEAAGKGRKEALERAKELLPIFGLEDFADEYPTRLSGGMRQRVALLRTVVSERDVWLLDEPMGALDAITREQMQDWLLAIWSRFRQTILFITHSIDEALYLSDRVILLTSRPASIQGEMTVDLPRPRSRSLVTQPQFLRLKEEIWSQLHHV; encoded by the coding sequence ATGAAAGTCCAGCTGAAGGACATCCGGCAATCTTATCCCACTTCTGATGGAAGGCGTTCTGTACTGCAGGATATCCAATTGTCAGTCAGGGAAGGGGAGTTTGTCAGCCTGATCGGTCCCAGTGGATGTGGCAAGAGTACCTTGTTTAATATCCTGAGTGGTTTGGAAACGCCGGATCATGGATCTGTCATCAAGGATGACCGGGTGATTACAGGGGAGACAGGGCATGTGGGCTATATGATGCAGCAGGACTGTCTGTTTCCCTGGCGCACCGTTTTGGGCAATGCCGTGGTTGCTGCTGAGGCAGCGGGAAAAGGACGAAAGGAAGCCTTGGAGAGAGCAAAGGAACTACTGCCGATTTTTGGTTTGGAGGACTTTGCGGATGAGTATCCCACCCGACTCTCTGGAGGAATGAGACAGCGAGTTGCACTGTTGCGGACAGTCGTTTCAGAACGGGATGTGTGGCTTTTGGATGAGCCAATGGGTGCTTTGGATGCCATCACTCGTGAACAGATGCAAGACTGGCTGCTTGCAATCTGGAGTCGGTTTCGTCAAACGATTCTATTTATCACACACAGTATTGATGAAGCTTTATATTTGTCAGACAGGGTAATCCTGTTGACTTCCCGCCCTGCTTCCATTCAGGGGGAAATGACAGTCGACTTGCCTCGTCCCCGAAGTCGAAGTCTCGTGACCCAGCCGCAGTTCCTTCGGTTAAAGGAGGAAATATGGAGTCAACTTCATCATGTGTAA
- a CDS encoding DsbA family protein: MSKKKKSNKNSKERVQKKQAEARARRMKSLTIGTLITLALIAGIYFLVSSGSSEPAVDRVKESVFAYGEQPVTGNPDAKVKIVEFGDYKCPACGHFATQIFPQLKKDFLDTEKAGFYFINNPLLGPDSVTAAIAGEAVYQQDPDSFWDFFRQVYENQGSEQEKWATPDFLTGIAKKVNPDLDDKKLKKDIEDSVYVNKVNKDRQIAEKANVTSVPRIFINGREIPSDKTFDYPYIKKIIEEEYKQGK; encoded by the coding sequence ATGTCTAAGAAAAAGAAAAGTAACAAAAACAGTAAAGAACGTGTGCAGAAAAAGCAGGCAGAGGCAAGGGCACGGCGGATGAAAAGCTTAACGATTGGTACCCTTATTACCCTGGCTCTCATAGCCGGAATATACTTCTTGGTGTCGTCGGGTTCCAGTGAGCCGGCAGTTGACCGGGTGAAAGAGAGTGTCTTTGCATACGGAGAGCAGCCAGTGACGGGAAATCCTGATGCCAAGGTGAAAATTGTGGAATTTGGAGACTACAAGTGTCCGGCTTGTGGCCATTTCGCCACACAGATTTTTCCACAGTTGAAAAAAGACTTCCTGGATACAGAGAAAGCCGGATTCTATTTTATCAACAATCCTCTTCTCGGGCCGGACTCTGTGACAGCGGCTATTGCAGGTGAAGCAGTTTATCAGCAAGATCCTGATTCATTTTGGGATTTTTTCCGTCAGGTGTATGAAAACCAAGGTTCTGAGCAGGAAAAGTGGGCTACACCCGATTTTTTGACGGGAATAGCCAAAAAGGTGAATCCGGATCTCGATGATAAAAAACTGAAAAAAGATATTGAAGACAGTGTTTATGTAAATAAAGTGAATAAAGACCGCCAGATTGCCGAGAAAGCGAACGTAACCAGTGTACCTCGCATTTTCATCAATGGACGTGAAATCCCTTCAGACAAAACCTTCGATTACCCATACATCAAAAAAATCATTGAAGAAGAGTATAAGCAAGGAAAATAG
- a CDS encoding VOC family protein, producing MRVSGFNHVTIRVTDLGRSLSFYRDVLQMELVHQGRKDVYLEWGDAWICLVERKGEVKGSDSAPGLDHVAFSIAEKDFDEAVEQLCSHGVMVVRGPQERGGGRVFNFLDPDGTQLELYTGNLQKRMKQWV from the coding sequence GTGAGGGTTTCCGGTTTTAATCATGTGACCATTCGTGTGACGGACTTGGGTCGTTCTCTTTCATTTTATCGGGATGTATTGCAGATGGAACTGGTTCATCAAGGAAGAAAGGATGTCTACTTGGAATGGGGTGACGCCTGGATTTGTTTGGTGGAAAGGAAAGGAGAAGTCAAGGGTTCCGACAGTGCACCGGGCTTGGATCATGTGGCTTTTTCCATTGCGGAGAAAGACTTTGACGAGGCGGTGGAGCAACTTTGTTCCCATGGAGTTATGGTAGTGAGAGGGCCACAAGAGCGAGGAGGGGGTCGTGTTTTCAACTTTTTGGATCCTGATGGCACACAACTGGAACTATATACCGGCAATTTGCAAAAACGGATGAAACAATGGGTTTGA
- a CDS encoding CPBP family intramembrane glutamic endopeptidase: MAAAWVLGPSFLIGFMAMGFAMIQPVQTATGKWRFEEVNEPHLVFLLFFVLYGLLLFVCGTVFFFGGLFSRFQYERSLKPSVIRFTDVSYFLSWVLLTTLFFMPFYSPTGESTGITWVDLIPWLAIVGFCLWLHRGRLPVLGFQRPRSWIGMWILVPVLFVLIFFLLDPFITQPVADLFSLDLHSSREEDLTHSLKDAFQHGWWPVGLEFFAVGLLGPIAEEILFRGYLQKWLVGRIGAWAGILVTALLFSLYHVDVASAAPIFVMGILLSGLTLYFRSLWPAILLHVINNTVATGIDLLEIMS, translated from the coding sequence ATGGCAGCAGCCTGGGTCTTGGGACCCAGCTTTTTGATCGGGTTCATGGCAATGGGTTTCGCCATGATCCAACCCGTGCAAACCGCCACCGGAAAATGGCGGTTTGAAGAAGTAAATGAACCTCATCTCGTATTCCTTCTTTTCTTCGTACTGTACGGACTGCTCCTATTTGTATGCGGTACTGTTTTTTTCTTTGGAGGTTTATTCAGTCGATTCCAATATGAACGATCACTAAAACCTTCCGTCATCCGTTTTACGGATGTTTCCTATTTCTTATCCTGGGTCTTGCTAACCACTCTATTTTTTATGCCTTTCTATTCCCCGACAGGAGAATCCACAGGTATCACATGGGTGGATCTGATTCCATGGCTGGCAATAGTAGGATTTTGTTTGTGGCTACACCGTGGACGGCTGCCCGTCCTGGGATTTCAACGCCCTCGTTCCTGGATCGGAATGTGGATTTTGGTTCCGGTTTTGTTCGTTCTTATCTTTTTTCTGCTTGATCCGTTCATTACGCAACCAGTTGCTGACTTGTTTTCACTGGATTTACACTCCTCCCGGGAGGAAGATTTGACCCACTCCTTGAAAGATGCCTTCCAACATGGATGGTGGCCCGTCGGGCTGGAATTCTTCGCTGTCGGTTTACTGGGTCCCATTGCGGAGGAGATATTATTCCGTGGTTATCTGCAAAAATGGTTAGTCGGAAGAATCGGAGCATGGGCCGGTATTCTGGTAACTGCTCTCCTTTTTTCTCTATACCATGTGGATGTCGCATCCGCCGCCCCCATTTTTGTGATGGGAATCCTGTTAAGTGGATTAACCCTTTATTTTCGTAGTTTATGGCCTGCAATCCTGCTTCATGTGATCAATAATACAGTCGCGACAGGAATCGATCTGCTTGAGATCATGTCCTAA
- a CDS encoding Crp/Fnr family transcriptional regulator, translating into MILNRGEFLFRQGEEGDLYRVEEGLIKIVHLQSDGTSILFNLIVPGEIIPHHSLLSPKPYFASALAVLPSQVERISADQWYRELKENPVRYKDVAYQLQHTLRLIQQRMEFTTAPVSRRIGLLRNWLSTYFPDEPVEKLLTQEEIGQLIGISRETVNRMLRIEKKHHHGITE; encoded by the coding sequence ATGATTTTAAACCGGGGGGAATTCCTTTTTCGCCAAGGAGAAGAGGGTGATTTATACCGTGTGGAAGAAGGGCTGATTAAAATTGTCCACTTGCAATCCGACGGAACATCCATCTTGTTCAACTTAATCGTACCGGGTGAGATCATTCCTCACCACTCTCTGTTAAGTCCCAAACCCTACTTCGCATCTGCCCTGGCTGTTCTCCCTTCTCAAGTGGAACGAATTTCAGCAGATCAATGGTATCGGGAACTCAAAGAAAACCCTGTTCGGTACAAGGATGTTGCATACCAATTACAACATACCCTGCGACTGATTCAGCAACGGATGGAATTTACCACGGCACCGGTATCCCGGCGAATTGGCTTGTTGAGAAACTGGCTTTCCACCTACTTTCCTGATGAACCTGTGGAAAAATTATTAACTCAAGAAGAGATTGGGCAATTAATTGGGATCAGCCGGGAAACCGTCAACCGAATGTTACGCATAGAAAAAAAACATCACCATGGAATCACGGAATAA
- a CDS encoding TIGR01777 family oxidoreductase yields MRIAVTGSTGLIGSALFPFLEQQEHQVIPVIRNAGESRRGGTIRWLPDKGVIAAEEWEGFDAIIHLAGENIANRRWTRRQKNKIFLSRTQGTRLLSQTLAELRYPPRVLLSASATGYYGARKSTETVSESSTQGKGFLAEVTHAWEESTKAAEDAGIRVVHMRFGIILSRYGGALAKMLPLFKWGLGGKIGTGKQMMSWVTLQETARIISFLLEAEDVSGPVNIVAPAPVSNQEYTRILARTLHRPAVFPLPAPVARLALGEMAQELLLSGSRIVPEKLTHAGYEFQYTNLESALKDELKAKASLFI; encoded by the coding sequence ATGCGAATTGCAGTGACTGGATCCACTGGATTAATAGGAAGTGCCTTGTTTCCTTTCCTGGAACAACAAGAACACCAAGTCATACCTGTGATCCGAAATGCCGGTGAGTCAAGGCGGGGAGGAACTATCCGGTGGCTCCCTGACAAAGGCGTGATTGCCGCCGAAGAGTGGGAAGGGTTCGATGCCATTATCCATCTGGCAGGGGAGAATATCGCCAACCGTCGCTGGACACGACGGCAGAAGAACAAAATTTTCCTCAGCCGTACACAGGGAACACGTTTACTGTCACAAACTTTGGCGGAGCTCCGCTATCCCCCGCGTGTATTACTGTCCGCTTCCGCCACCGGATATTACGGAGCTCGGAAATCCACTGAAACCGTAAGTGAATCCAGTACCCAGGGAAAAGGATTTCTGGCAGAAGTGACACATGCATGGGAGGAATCCACGAAAGCAGCGGAGGATGCCGGAATCCGGGTCGTTCACATGCGTTTTGGCATCATTTTAAGTCGGTACGGGGGAGCTTTGGCTAAGATGCTCCCTCTCTTTAAATGGGGCCTGGGCGGGAAAATCGGGACCGGTAAACAAATGATGAGTTGGGTCACTCTGCAAGAAACTGCCCGAATCATTTCATTTTTATTGGAAGCTGAGGATGTCTCGGGGCCGGTAAACATTGTGGCTCCTGCCCCGGTTTCCAATCAGGAGTATACCCGTATCCTGGCCCGTACCCTGCATCGTCCTGCCGTTTTCCCGTTACCGGCCCCGGTGGCCCGTCTGGCACTGGGAGAAATGGCACAGGAGCTTTTGTTAAGCGGCAGTCGGATTGTTCCGGAAAAACTGACACACGCAGGCTATGAGTTTCAATATACCAATCTGGAATCAGCATTAAAAGACGAACTAAAGGCTAAAGCTTCGCTTTTTATTTGA